In Chthoniobacterales bacterium, one DNA window encodes the following:
- a CDS encoding NAD(P)H-hydrate dehydratase produces the protein MTVLSIRQMIELETRAFASGVDAWELMQEAGRQMACAIRQRFPQPGFCRVFAGKGNNAGDAWVVARLLDEAGWKVEVECPFPIGEMSPLARRAIEGWTGRKSSAETTPPNRRPPFIVVDGLLGIGAQGEVRPPLREMIHEIARQRAQGAVVFSLDLPSGLGTETCVVADHTLTVGFAKDVLLADAAAHFVGRISVLPLEELSSRVTDESADELATAATLRSVLPPRSFDIHKGECGRVMLVAGSLGTAGAAVLAAHGALRAGAGLVSLVCPPEIYPTLAPMLPPEVMARPWDQMGETKMDVLAIGPGLDPKWRDAIWPLIESAPIGQPLVLDAGALTILAEDISRLEKLPGPILLTPHPGEMERLFPRQNRTRAQWAADCLSTHGNVTLLLKGSRTLVAQRDWPASYNSTGHPGMATGGMGDTLTGVCAALLGQKLSTRDAARVGAWVCGRAAEIAVEESGQSQESLLPSDLHSTLGRAFSDLRAGVY, from the coding sequence ATGACTGTCCTTTCCATCCGCCAGATGATCGAACTTGAAACGCGGGCCTTTGCCAGCGGAGTGGACGCATGGGAATTGATGCAGGAAGCCGGGCGGCAAATGGCTTGCGCGATTCGTCAGAGATTTCCGCAACCCGGCTTTTGCCGCGTATTTGCGGGAAAAGGAAACAACGCTGGCGACGCTTGGGTGGTCGCCCGATTGTTAGACGAGGCGGGCTGGAAAGTGGAGGTCGAATGTCCGTTTCCCATCGGCGAAATGTCCCCGCTGGCTCGCCGCGCGATCGAGGGTTGGACAGGACGAAAATCTTCCGCCGAAACAACACCGCCCAATCGCCGACCGCCGTTCATCGTCGTGGATGGATTGCTCGGGATCGGTGCGCAAGGCGAAGTCCGCCCGCCGCTGCGCGAAATGATCCACGAAATCGCACGGCAACGAGCGCAGGGCGCGGTCGTCTTTTCACTCGATCTGCCCAGCGGACTGGGAACGGAAACGTGCGTCGTTGCGGATCACACACTCACCGTTGGTTTTGCCAAGGACGTGCTGCTGGCCGACGCGGCGGCGCACTTCGTCGGACGCATTTCTGTCCTGCCGCTGGAGGAACTTTCCAGTCGAGTTACAGACGAATCTGCGGATGAACTCGCGACCGCGGCGACCCTGCGTTCCGTGCTGCCACCGCGCTCGTTCGACATTCACAAAGGCGAATGCGGGCGCGTGATGTTAGTTGCGGGCAGCCTCGGCACGGCGGGCGCGGCAGTGCTGGCGGCCCATGGCGCGTTGCGGGCCGGAGCCGGATTGGTCTCACTGGTTTGCCCGCCAGAAATTTACCCGACCCTGGCTCCCATGCTGCCGCCCGAAGTGATGGCGCGTCCGTGGGATCAGATGGGCGAAACGAAGATGGACGTGCTCGCCATTGGACCCGGACTCGACCCCAAGTGGCGCGACGCCATCTGGCCGCTCATCGAATCCGCCCCCATTGGCCAACCGCTCGTGCTCGATGCTGGTGCGCTTACCATTTTGGCCGAAGACATTTCACGGTTGGAAAAACTGCCAGGCCCCATTCTCCTCACGCCGCATCCGGGAGAAATGGAACGCCTTTTCCCCCGGCAAAATCGCACCCGCGCTCAGTGGGCGGCGGACTGCCTTTCCACTCACGGCAACGTCACGCTCCTGCTGAAAGGCTCCCGCACCCTCGTCGCACAACGCGACTGGCCCGCGAGTTACAATTCCACCGGGCATCCAGGCATGGCCACCGGCGGCATGGGCGACACGCTTACCGGAGTTTGCGCCGCCCTGCTCGGGCAAAAACTTTCCACCCGCGATGCCGCGCGCGTGGGTGCCTGGGTCTGCGGACGCGCTGCCGAAATTGCCGTGGAAGAGAGCGGCCAAAGTCAGGAATCGCTCTTGCCATCCGACTTGCATTCGACTCTCGGACGCGCCTTTTCCGATCTGCGCGCGGGCGTTTACTAA
- the sppA gene encoding signal peptide peptidase SppA, which yields MSDKKSGCLALSLFLALCVSLLINVGLFSTKVGNSIKHSAMKSGVQSDLPSFDETVVQNATSGSGDRIAVIEIRGVISSSAPGRLTDSMVDDAKVALRQATNDENVRAIVLHIDSPGGEVTASDVIYNEVRAARQKKKVVVYMGSVAASGGYYIACGGDYLMANETTITGSIGVIMHTLKYKDLFGKIGVESVVFKSGQFKDILSGSRDMTEPERAYIQAMVMQTYDKFVGIVASERKIDEAYLRTNIADGRIISGKDAVGSKLINATGYIEDAYNKARELANSPNAAIVEYKAKFRFGNLLRSFGAESKSNAKVEVSLGEGILPHLESGRLYLLPSFYAE from the coding sequence ATGAGCGATAAAAAATCGGGGTGTCTCGCGCTGTCATTATTTTTGGCCCTCTGCGTCAGCCTTCTCATCAACGTCGGACTTTTTTCCACCAAAGTCGGCAACTCCATCAAGCACTCGGCCATGAAATCGGGTGTCCAGTCCGACCTGCCGAGCTTCGATGAAACCGTCGTGCAAAACGCCACCAGCGGCTCCGGCGACCGTATTGCTGTCATCGAGATTCGGGGCGTCATCAGCAGCTCGGCGCCTGGTCGCCTCACCGACTCCATGGTCGATGACGCGAAGGTCGCCTTGCGCCAGGCCACCAATGACGAAAACGTCCGCGCCATCGTCCTGCACATCGATTCGCCGGGCGGGGAAGTCACCGCCTCCGACGTCATTTACAACGAAGTCCGCGCCGCGCGGCAGAAGAAAAAAGTCGTCGTTTACATGGGCTCCGTCGCAGCCTCTGGCGGCTACTACATTGCCTGCGGCGGCGACTATCTGATGGCCAACGAAACGACCATCACCGGCAGCATCGGCGTCATCATGCACACGCTGAAATACAAGGATCTCTTCGGCAAAATCGGCGTCGAATCCGTTGTCTTCAAGAGCGGCCAATTCAAGGACATCCTCAGTGGCAGCCGCGACATGACCGAGCCCGAACGCGCCTACATTCAGGCGATGGTCATGCAGACCTACGACAAATTTGTCGGCATCGTCGCCAGCGAACGAAAAATCGACGAGGCCTATCTCCGGACTAACATCGCCGATGGACGCATCATTTCTGGCAAAGACGCCGTGGGTTCCAAGCTGATCAACGCCACCGGCTACATCGAGGACGCCTACAACAAGGCACGCGAACTCGCCAACTCGCCGAACGCCGCCATCGTGGAATACAAGGCGAAGTTCCGCTTCGGCAATCTGCTGCGGAGTTTTGGAGCCGAGTCCAAGTCGAATGCCAAGGTCGAAGTCTCGCTCGGCGAGGGAATTCTGCCGCATCTCGAGTCGGGTCGGCTCTATCTGCTGCCGTCGTTCTACGCGGAATAA
- a CDS encoding CPBP family intramembrane glutamic endopeptidase produces the protein MALALEIALALVSGVFLFALLQRAFFPAKPAGHPSLFGQMDIAVALTLSVLFGWLAIGLFSAPEKPFTESDILGSLIMQALFGSAVLGYLAIRKIPLRDYFGLDHRSAWKSILLGFVLMLGILPCIGILANVLNTEPASEQAAVKFFRGSTSLQARVMLAFMAVVVAPVVEEMVFRGLLYRIFQGYFGKISAMFFTSVLFAAIHGNIPTLLPLTLLAFGLTAGLELTGSLLVNIAMHATFNGISLLFLLNEGAR, from the coding sequence GTGGCCCTCGCACTCGAGATCGCCCTCGCACTGGTCAGCGGCGTGTTCCTTTTCGCGCTCCTCCAGCGTGCATTTTTTCCGGCGAAACCAGCCGGACACCCCAGCTTGTTTGGCCAGATGGACATCGCGGTGGCGCTCACTCTGTCTGTGCTTTTCGGCTGGCTGGCGATCGGACTTTTCAGCGCGCCGGAAAAACCCTTCACCGAAAGTGACATCCTCGGCAGCCTCATCATGCAGGCGCTTTTTGGCAGCGCCGTTCTAGGCTATCTCGCCATTCGAAAAATCCCGCTGCGGGACTACTTCGGCCTCGACCACCGATCCGCCTGGAAGTCGATTCTCCTCGGATTCGTCCTCATGCTGGGCATCTTACCCTGCATCGGCATTCTCGCGAACGTCCTCAACACCGAGCCGGCCAGCGAGCAGGCGGCGGTGAAATTCTTTCGCGGCAGCACTTCGCTTCAAGCCCGAGTCATGCTCGCCTTCATGGCCGTCGTCGTCGCTCCCGTCGTCGAGGAAATGGTCTTTCGCGGATTGCTTTATCGCATCTTCCAAGGGTATTTTGGAAAAATCTCCGCGATGTTTTTTACCTCCGTTCTCTTCGCCGCCATCCACGGAAACATTCCCACGCTGCTGCCGCTCACGCTGCTGGCCTTTGGCCTCACCGCCGGGCTGGAGCTCACCGGCAGCCTGCTCGTGAACATCGCCATGCATGCGACTTTCAATGGTATCAGCCTGCTCTTTTTACTGAACGAAGGTGCCCGATGA
- a CDS encoding thiamine-phosphate kinase: protein MRLQGYGEDRLVSELLADLPHLHKEVSTGPGDDCAVIAQRGSKWDQLLKTDTIVEGIHFEPAAPPAAVGWKAICRAISDVAAMGGESQFALITLGLNSDVTVAWVKKLYAGISRAACRYNVEIVGGETVRTTGPAFITASLTGRVEHGRAVLRSGAKSGDAILVTGKLGGSLAGWHLKFQPRVAEGRWLGESGKVHAMMDLSDGLAADLPRLARASKLDFRLFEKAIPIRRGSNLDQALNDGEDYELLFTASVRELPDLLIDWRTSFPALPLSVIGEIVESTDGNVPASFGGFHHF, encoded by the coding sequence ATGAGACTGCAAGGTTACGGCGAGGACCGACTGGTTTCCGAGTTGCTGGCAGACCTGCCACATCTCCACAAGGAAGTCTCCACCGGCCCCGGCGACGACTGCGCGGTCATTGCCCAGCGCGGGTCGAAATGGGATCAACTCCTGAAGACCGACACCATCGTCGAGGGCATTCATTTCGAGCCTGCGGCACCGCCCGCCGCCGTCGGCTGGAAAGCCATTTGCCGCGCCATCAGCGACGTCGCAGCGATGGGGGGCGAGTCGCAATTTGCCCTCATCACATTGGGATTGAACTCCGATGTGACCGTCGCCTGGGTGAAAAAACTTTACGCTGGCATCAGCCGCGCCGCCTGCCGTTACAACGTCGAAATCGTCGGCGGCGAAACCGTCCGCACCACCGGCCCGGCCTTCATCACTGCCAGCCTCACCGGGCGCGTCGAACACGGTCGCGCCGTCCTCCGCAGCGGCGCAAAAAGCGGCGACGCCATTCTCGTCACTGGCAAACTCGGCGGCTCCCTCGCTGGCTGGCATCTCAAGTTTCAACCCCGCGTCGCCGAGGGACGCTGGCTGGGAGAGTCGGGAAAAGTCCACGCCATGATGGACCTGAGCGACGGTCTGGCCGCCGATCTGCCGCGACTCGCCCGGGCGAGCAAACTCGACTTTCGCCTCTTTGAAAAAGCCATTCCGATCCGACGCGGCTCGAATCTCGATCAGGCGCTGAACGACGGCGAAGACTACGAATTGCTCTTCACCGCGAGCGTCCGCGAACTGCCCGATTTGCTCATCGACTGGCGGACCAGTTTCCCCGCGTTGCCCCTCAGCGTCATCGGCGAAATCGTCGAGTCCACTGATGGAAATGTCCCCGCCAGCTTCGGAGGTTTTCACCACTTTTGA
- the tsaE gene encoding tRNA (adenosine(37)-N6)-threonylcarbamoyltransferase complex ATPase subunit type 1 TsaE yields the protein MKTTVHSLAELGALAEKIAVELEPNAIIRLDGTLGAGKTHFVKALAAALGYPDEVSSPTFPLVHEYRWNDRLLVHIDFYRLETEDEIFAAGLQEYLPCEGITVVEWAGKFPEVFPQQSWQIQLTILDENSREVAVESPRH from the coding sequence TTGAAAACCACCGTCCATTCCTTGGCCGAGCTGGGCGCGCTCGCGGAAAAAATTGCAGTCGAGTTAGAGCCGAATGCGATCATCCGACTCGACGGAACTTTGGGCGCGGGCAAAACCCATTTTGTGAAAGCGCTCGCCGCGGCGCTGGGTTATCCCGATGAGGTTTCGAGCCCGACTTTTCCTCTCGTTCACGAGTATCGCTGGAACGACCGATTGTTAGTCCACATCGACTTCTATCGTCTGGAAACTGAGGACGAAATTTTTGCAGCCGGGTTGCAGGAATATCTGCCCTGCGAAGGCATCACCGTGGTGGAATGGGCGGGCAAGTTTCCCGAGGTTTTTCCGCAGCAAAGCTGGCAGATTCAGCTCACCATTCTCGATGAAAACAGCAGGGAGGTCGCCGTTGAATCGCCTCGTCATTGA
- the tsaB gene encoding tRNA (adenosine(37)-N6)-threonylcarbamoyltransferase complex dimerization subunit type 1 TsaB, with translation MNRLVIESSTAQASVALFSGSELLVEEVFPSGRGPVSQFFSILERTLKLVDQLDELVVGVGPGSYSGIRIGISAAIGLQLAREIPAMGIVSLLGFEGDNYQVVLDARGSSTFAKVANGMLVAAPENCTREEMLEKIDSSWITFSPDEIGDLSLTKSFPLASMLGKRVLAGGVIPLPLQPLYLKKPHITAAKTIPLF, from the coding sequence TTGAATCGCCTCGTCATTGAATCCTCCACCGCGCAGGCCAGCGTCGCGCTTTTCTCCGGGAGCGAATTGTTAGTCGAGGAAGTTTTTCCCAGCGGACGCGGCCCGGTCAGCCAGTTCTTTTCGATCTTGGAGCGCACGCTGAAGTTAGTCGATCAACTCGACGAGCTAGTCGTCGGCGTTGGCCCTGGCAGTTACTCCGGCATCCGCATCGGAATCTCCGCTGCGATAGGACTGCAACTCGCCCGTGAAATTCCAGCGATGGGCATCGTCTCGTTGTTAGGATTCGAGGGCGACAACTATCAAGTCGTGCTCGACGCGCGCGGAAGCTCGACCTTTGCGAAGGTCGCGAATGGAATGTTAGTCGCCGCTCCCGAGAACTGCACACGCGAGGAGATGTTAGAAAAAATAGATTCGAGTTGGATCACGTTCAGCCCCGACGAGATCGGTGATCTATCGCTGACGAAATCCTTCCCACTCGCCTCGATGTTAGGAAAACGCGTCCTCGCTGGCGGCGTGATTCCACTTCCATTGCAACCGCTCTACCTAAAAAAGCCGCACATCACCGCCGCAAAAACGATACCGCTTTTCTAG